The following coding sequences are from one Molothrus ater isolate BHLD 08-10-18 breed brown headed cowbird unplaced genomic scaffold, BPBGC_Mater_1.1 matUn_MA98, whole genome shotgun sequence window:
- the LOC129047087 gene encoding olfactory receptor 14A16-like: MSNSSSISHFLLLALADTRQLQLLHFCLLLGISLAALLGNSLIISAVACSHHLHTPMFFFLLNLALSDLGSICTTVPKAMHNSLWDTRNISYTGCTAQLFFFLFFLSAEFYLLTVMCYDRYVSICKPLHYGTLLGSRACAHMAAAAWASAFLNALLHTANTFSLPLCHGNALGQFFCEVPHIIKLSCSHSNLREIGLILVSLCLAFVCFVFIVFSYMLIFRAVLRIPSEQGRQKAFSTCLPHLVVVSLFISTGTFAHLKPPSMSSPSLDLSVSVLYSVVTPALNPLIYSLRNQELKAAVWRLMTGCFHKH, encoded by the coding sequence atgtccaacagcagctccatcagtcacttcctcctgctggcattggcagacacgcggcagctgcagctcctgcacttctgcctcttgctgggcatctccctggctgccctcctgggcaacaGCCTCATCATCAGCGCTGTAGCCTgcagccaccacctgcacacgcccatgttcttcttcctgctcaacctggccctcagcgacctgggctccatctgcaccactgtccccaaagccatgcacaattccctctgggacaccaggaacatctcctacactggatgtactgctcagctctttttctttctcttcttcctctcagcAGAATTTTATCTCCTGACCGTGATGTGCTACGAtcgctacgtgtccatctgcaaacccctgcactacgggaccctcctgggcagcagagcttgtgcccacatggcagcagctgcctgggccagtgcctttctcaatgctctcctgcacacggccaatacattttccctgcccctgtgccatggcaatgccctgggccagttcttctgtgaagtCCCACACATCatcaagctctcctgctcacactcaaACCTCAGGGAAATTGGGCTCATTTTGGTTAGCCTTTGTTTAGCATTTGtctgttttgtgttcattgttttctcatATATGCtgatcttcagggctgtgctgaggatcccctctgagcagggacggcaaaaagccttttccacctgcctccctcacctggtCGTGGTGTCCTTGTTTATCAGCACTGGCACATTTGCTCacctgaagcccccctccatgtcctccccatccctggatctgtcagtgtcagttctgtactcggTGGTgactccagccctgaaccccctcatctacagcctgaggaaccaggagctcaaggctgcagtgtggagactgATGACTGGATGCTTTCACAAACATTAA
- the LOC118700905 gene encoding zinc finger protein 229-like yields the protein MGHEHHEVTPGRAPVRSFSQSSELVVPEQLHDGKKPQKSLECGQSLRQSSTLISHQMIHTGEWPYECGECGKGFSCSSTLLTHQRIHTGERPYECPTCGKRFQSSSNLHLHERIHADERPFYCPDCGKGFQCNSYLIRHQRIHTGERPYECPTCGKRFQSSSNLHLHERIHADERPFYCPDCGKGFQCNSYLIRHQRIHTGERPYECPTCGKRFQTSSNLRLHERIHADERPFYCPDCGKGFQCNSYLIRHQRIHTGERPYECPTCGKRFHTSSNLRLHERIHADERPFYCPDCGKGFKINSQLIRHQRIHTGERPYECPTCGKRFQTSSNLRLHERIHADERPFYCPDCGKGFKLNSTLITHQRIHTGERPYECPQCGKSFTSSSHLTKHQRSHQ from the exons ATGGGGCACGAGCATCATGAAGTCACCCCAGGACGCGCCCCTGTCAGG agcttcagccagagctcagagctggtggtccctgagcagcttcatgatgggaaaaagccccaaaagtCCTTGGAGTGTGGGCAGAgcctcaggcagagcagcaccctgatcagccaccagatgatccacactggggaatggccctacgaatgtggggagtgtgggaagggcttcagctgcagctccacccTTTTGAcccaccagcgcatccacactggggagagacCCTACGAGTGCCCCAcgtgtgggaagaggtttcagtCCAGCTCAAATCTCCACCTGCATGAGCGGATTCATGCGGATGAGAGGCCCTTTTACTGCCCTGATTGCGGAAAGGGCTTCCAGTGCAACTCCTACCTCATCAggcaccagcgcatccacactggggagagacCCTACGAGTGCCCCAcgtgtgggaagaggtttcagtCCAGCTCAAATCTCCACCTGCATGAGCGGATTCATGCGGATGAGAGGCCCTTTTACTGCCCTGATTGCGGAAAGGGCTTCCAGTGCAACTCCTACCTCATCAggcaccagcgcatccacactggggagagacCCTACGAGTGCCCCAcgtgtgggaagaggtttcagaccagctcaAATCTCCGCCTGCATGAGCGGATTCACGCGGATGAGAGGCCCTTTTACTGCCCTGACTGCGGAAAGGGCTTCCAGTGCAACTCCTACCTCATCAggcaccagcgcatccacactggggagagacCCTACGAGTGCCCCAcgtgtgggaagaggtttcacaCCAGCTCAAATCTCCGCCTGCATGAGCGGATTCATGCGGATGAGAGGCCCTTTTACTGCCCTGACTGCGGAAAGGGCTTCAAGATCAACTCCCAACTCATCAggcaccagcgcatccacactggggagagacCCTACGAGTGCCCCAcgtgtgggaagaggtttcagaccagctcaAATCTCCGCCTGCATGAGCGGATTCACGCGGATGAGAGGCCCTTTTACTGCCCTGACTGCGGAAAGGGCTTCAAGCTCAACTCCACCCTCATCAcccaccagcgcatccacactggggagaggccctacgagtgtccccagtgtgggaagagcttcaccagcAGCTCGCACTTGACAAAACACCAACGGAGCCACCAGTAA